The window tagttcagttctatttcagttctagttcagttctagtttagttcttgttaacttctagttcaattctagttcagttcttgttaacttctagttcaattctagttcagttctagttcagttctagttcagttctagttcagttctagttcagttctagttcagttctagttcagttctagttcagttctagttcagttctagttcagttctagttcagttctagttcagttctagttcagttctagttcagttctagttcagttctagttcagttctagttcagttctagttcagttctagttcagttctagttcagttctagttcagttctagttcagttctagttcagttctagttcagttctagttcagttttagttcagttctagttcagttctagttaagttctagttcagttctagttctagttcagttccagttcagtttaaAAGTTACCTGAATTGCAGATCAtattgtgttaaaataaaaaacaaacttagtAACGAAATCACGTATGATTGTGGAGTACCACAAGGGTCTAAGCTTGGTCCTATACTCTATATAATATNNNNNNNNNNNNNNNNNNNNNNNNNNNNNNNNNNNNNNNNNNNNNNNNNNNNNNNNNNNNNNNNNNNNNNNNNNNNNNNNNNNNNNNNNNNNNNNNNNNNctatctatctatctatctatctatctatctatctatctatctatatatctatcttttTCCGTCCCCTTTTTAGAAATGGTACGAAGAAGGTCCACCAACCACCTATTGGCTATCGGGATTTTTCTTTACTCAAGCATTCCTAACTGGAGCACAGCAGAATTTTGCCCGAAAATATGTTATACCTATCGACTTACTTGTTTTCGACTATGAAGTCTTGCGAATTGAAGAAGATCAAATTGCCGGAGTAAATGCACCCGAAGATGGTGTTTATGTTTATGGAATATTTCTAGAAGGAGCCAGATGGGATCgcattgaaaactatttagcTGAATCACATCCACGTGAACTCTTCGATCGTATGCCTTTAATATGGATGAAACCGGTAAAGAAATCTGATCTTAAAGCTAGACATATTTATGTGTGTCCTCTCTACAAAACAGCCGAAAGGCGTGGTGTACTCTCTACTACGGGTCATAGtacaaattttgtagttggcATGCTTTTGGAATGTAATCCAAATACTGATATTTCGCATTGGATTATTAGGGGGACAGCTTTATTGTGTCAGTTGAGTTTTTAGTTGCAATTTTTTGTGGTGTATGTTATTTTGTttcacaaattattttattttttaaataaatgttattgtatgtaattttattaaaataataaaggattttatttttttttagattaatatttaatagttctctataaaaaattgtgtgtCTGATATAGAAAATCGTGTGACTTTTGTACATCAGCAAACTGTGTAACTGCTACAGAACAgacagttttcaatagaaaactatgAAACAGACAGTTTTCTCTTGAAATCTGTGTGTCTTCTATAGAGCagacagttttctgtagaaaatgtatgtttgttatatagtggatatttatttatatttattaatttacgtTATCGTTTTCAGCAGAcaactttctttagaaatttctgagatattttttatgttgcatACTTTTTGCAGAATATGGACTGCCGTCACGTttccaaataaaatatatagtagGGTATATGATTATGAAAATACCTTTTGTCATACTGaagtatacatacaaacatacatatgtattctcaaaaaactaaacaatgaCATCggtaaaaataactttttgtgaaaattaaacgaagaataaaataaaaaacgatttACGGAGTAATATGGTAAAGAAGAAGTTCCTGCTATTTTCCTGTTCATTCATTTCAAAGTTACGAAAGTTGAGctgtgtttaaaacattttgttacattacttttattttagtgGGTGGTTATTTGGGTTGTGACTTTTTCTCTGTCACATAAAATATGCAAAGATCTCAGAGCATGGATGAACGGCAATGTgtgtaagaatttttatttaaatacaaactttattttaatgtgtatgtgtgtggttaggtatgtgtttgtgtgtgtgttttgtggaggtttatttaaatgtttgaacAATTATGTAACAgctttacatttaatttatttttttacttctcTTTCTTTCGttcattttgcattttatttgtgcttactttacacaaaatatttattttaattaaatttcactttttattggTGAACCAAGAAGAAAACTAAACTTGTgataattgaaaaagaaaaattatttttttaattaaatacatattttagggattaaaattaacattaactTAACACCAcgaaaatgtgtatgtatggaAATAAAAGATAgtgaagaaaaataattaacacaTAGTGCTAATCCGACACCCGTTTTACTATGTACAAATTTACGTATATCATTAGACACATGAGTTacattttatgttataaaactaTTCGCACAATATGTTTACTTTCTAAATTCGTCAAAGACTTTTAAGATGTAACCCGTTTTGAAAGGTCCATATATATACCACGATCACTAAAAtacaactgaaatagaactaaacaagaactaaactagaactgaactagaactgaactagaactgaactagaactgaactagaactgaactagaactgaactagaactgaactagaactgaNNNNNNNNNNNNNNNNNNNNNNNNNNNNNNNNNNNNNNNNNNNNNNNNNNNNNNNNNNNNNNNNNNNNNNNNNNNNNNNNNNNNNNNNNNNNNNNNNNNNgtttcgttctacaaaaggtactttttatgagaatctataaaaggggactttttggtattttttcgttcttcaaaaggtactttttgaattttctataatattgaacctagaaacatgaaattaagcatgtagagcccggagtaaatgagaatctataaatggggacttttggtactttttcgttctttaaaaggtactttttgaatttcctataatattgaacctagaaacatgaaattaagtatgtagaggatggattaagtgagaacctataaaaggggacttttggtactttttcgttcttcaaaaggtactttttggatttttatataatattgaacctagaaacatgaaattaagcatgtagagcccggagtaaataagaatctataaaaggggactttttggtactttttcgttcttcaaaaggtactttttgaatttcctataatattgaacctagaaacatgatattaagtatgtagagcccggagtaaatgtgaatctataaaaggggactttttggtactttttcgttcttcaaaaggtacttttttaatttcctataatattgaacatagaaacatgaaattaagtatgtagaggatggattaagtgagaacctataaaaggggatttttggtacttttccgttcttcaaaaggtactttttggatttttctataatattgaacctagaaacatgaaattaagcatgtagagcccggagtaaatgagaatctataaaaggagactttttggtactgtttcgttctacaaaaggtactttttgagttttctataacctagaaacatgaaattaagcatgtagaacctggagtaaatgagaatctataaaagaggacttttcgttcatcaaaaggtactttttgaattttttataatattgaacctagaaacatgaaattaagtatgtagagtatggattaagtgagaacatataaaaggggactttttgaaactttttcgttcttcaaaaggtactttttggatttttgtataatattgaacctagaaacgtgaattaagcatatagagcctggattaagtgaggacctataaaaggggactttttggtacttttccgttctttaaaaggtacattttgaattttctatagtattgaacctagaaacatgaaattaagcgtttagagcctggattaagtgagaacctataaacggtactttttcgttcttcaaaaggaactttttgtgttttttataatattgatcctaaaaacatgaaattaagcatgtggagcccggagttaattagaatctctaaaagcaatcagggacttgagtaaatgaaaatttaaactggaatattttctggtactttttgaattttctataatatgtattgaacttaggaacatgaaattaaataaaataggtcctttggtactttttcgtaattcactggtactggtacttttagagctttctaaaatattgaatatataaacataaaattaaacacgcagtatcccaattgaacgaaaattgaaaaagcatactctggtacttttttgttcttttactaatacttttccaattttgcataatattgaacctaaaaacattaaattggacatgtagcttcctgattgtataaaaatctttatgcgatttttttggtttctggttgaaaattaaacatgcgtcatcctgatttaatgaaaatatataaaaaggcactgtctggtactttttcgttcttcaactgttttttctaattttctgtaatattgagactagaatcataaaatcaaacttaaagagttctctaaaagaggaatttttgatattgcagatatatatacatttacaataatgatatttattttattccattacgatgagggtagcgaagcacactgggtatagctagtatagtatatataatagtctatagtctagtcaatagtatagtctatagtgtagtctatagactagtctatagtatagattataatctagtctatagtacagtctatagtctagtctatagtctagtctatagtctagtttatactctagtctatagtctagtctatagtctagtctagtctatagtctagtctatagtctagtctatagtctagtctatagtctagtctatagtctagtctatagtcactgCACCAGCCGGCTCTTATGTTGTCTGACTGACTTAAACCTGAAACCTGAAATACTACTCTTGAGGCTGGTGCATTTTTATCTTGCGGTATTTTGATTTTTGACCTTTAAACTGAACAAACGCATGTCTTCCACAAAGATAGTTAACTATCCAGCGTTTGACATCATTGGGGAGTGTTGAGTtagttatgttttttaatagcaTCGAGTGATCAACCGTATCAAAGGCCTTGGATAAATCCAGGGCGGCGACGATGGTACGCTGACACGGCCGTTGCTGATTGAGGCCATTGGCGATCTGTGAGGTTATCTGTGTTTGAGCTGTTGTGGTGCTATGCGCTTCCCTGAATCCAtcattattacatcaaaagctgaacaaaaagaacaacaacgctaaacgaaataaaacacaaaatacacaaggcatctaaaccaacagacatctaaacatacataacgaaaaacacagaaaaacaaaaataacaacgcaatgacgccaacagcatccaaaccgtTGGTGGCCAAACACTACCCCGGGGTAGTTATGTTGTTCTCACTAATACATTCGCAATACGAATACTGTGAGTAAAAACACAAagtaaacacaaaacaaaaacaagtttattCAGTTGCTTGTTgcttacaatattataaaaaactaaatatgtgGAATATTGAGTGGGAGAAGGATTTTTTTAttctgtttaaatatatttaaggaaGCTGAGTGTATTGTATGTGgccaaaagttaaaaaaaacccaTTCAAGTACACTTAAGCGTCATTATGCCAGTTGTCATTCCAATTTACATGAAGTAGTCGGAATTGCGAGAAATCaattgatttcaaaattaaaatctgATTTCAAAGCAAAGTACAATGGAATATTCAGCAATTATTATAATGAACgacttttttcagaaaatagtCATGCGAAAGCAACATACGCGATTGCTTTGGCATTGGCGAAAAAGGTCGTCCATTTGAGGATggggttttatttaaagaaatatgttccgcaatttttcctttttttggagAAATAGGGACGcaaatggaaaatattattaacgaaTTGCCGTTGTCCCGCCAAACTATTGCTAGGcgcacagaaaaaaaaacaaaagagagAATTAagcaatcaaaatatttttctatatgtttTGATGAAAGTGTCGATATTTCAGATACTAGTCAGATGATTATATGTGTCCGAACTGTCGACAATTTCTTTAATTCATTTgacgaaatattaaaattggaaTCATTTTATGGGAATGTCAACGGTAAAACCATATATGATTCGTTCGATCGGAATGTTTTATCTGTCGTAGAGAGTAGCAAATTGTCTGCAATCTGTACAGATGGTGCTGCTGTTATGGTTGGGCGTAAACAAGGATTTGTTGGTCATCTGTTAAGAGCCGGGATACAAGTGCCAACTTTCCACTGTATTATTCATCAACAAGCTCTGTTTGCCAAATCTATAGGCTTTACTGATGCTATGAAAACTGCAGTAAAGATAATCAATCGATTAAAAGGCGGTCATAATGCTCTCACAGAAAGTTAGTTGCGTTTTTAGAGGATATTAATGCGGAATATggtgatattttattatatacggAAGTAAGATGGCTAAGCAGAGGGAAAAGTCTCGAACGTCTCTTTGAATTAAGAGAAGAAATAGCACAATTTTTACAGATCGAATCTTCTCCAAAAGACGCAGATCTTCTTCTTGCAATTAACTCtcctgattttttatttaatttagcttTCCTTGCTGATATtactatacatataaataatttaaaccttATTTTACAGGGGAGAAATAAAAACATTGCTGATTTATATTATTCTATATGtgaattttccaaaaaactCCTTATATGGAAAAATCAAATTGCTCAGGAAAATTTGACGAATTTTCCAAGAGtagcaaacattttttcaaaatatcggAACGTAGATAAACTTAACGAATTCAATGAAGAAATTAATAAACTCATagagaattttaataatagGTTTAAAGATATTTTCACCATAAATTGggctattaatatttttaataacccCCATTCATGCCCACTTGAAaaataccagaaaatattcaacAAGAACTAATTAATATGAGAGAAGATTTATCCATTCCAATGGATACTGGAATATCTTTCTGGAGTAACATTTGTCCCAATAAATATATAGCCTGTAGAGATTTAATGCTAAgattattttcaatgttttcaaCGACTTATATATGCGAGTCTACTTTCTCAGCAATGTctcaaatcaaaaataaatatcgGAACCAACTCACTGATAGTCACTTAGAGGCattgctaaaaataaaatgttacgaTAAAGAAATTGATATTGAAAAATTGATTGAATATCATAATTCAAAtatataatagaatttttagtttttaaaaattaaagttaaataattgcgataaaaaatttaattttatattataaaaataattttttatgttaactaATTTAATGAATtgctgcaatatttttttttatttttaagtacaaTTAAATTAACCCATGTGATATTAAAAATCCGActtctttattatgaatatatatatatatatattttttttttgcccaaatattttttttgcacatatttaCATCAACACATACATcacacaattttaaaatcaacacATATATCAATACATACTTACACCAACACATACATCagtacatatttacatcaacACATACATCagtacatatttacatcaacACATACTTCAATACACACTTACTTCATCACATATATCGgtacatatttacatcaacacaccaatacatacatacatcaatacATACTGACATCAATGCATACATACATcaatccatacatacatacatacatatatacctacatatatacatacatacatgcatacatacatcaaTACATACTTACATGAACACATACCTCAAAATACATACCTTCCGTTAttcattaaaatacaaatatgttatatgaataacacaaaataaatacaaacaaataatttgtttcagTGCAAATCACACGTATTTTCATTTGTgtactcttttattttttcactacaACATATGCGTTTTAAGCACTCTCTCGCTGGCCACCACtgatccaaaccaagggtgcccaagccctatgcgcttggtactcttttgtttttgtaaatgcgcttagctatagacagtgtgttttctatacacttatatgcgtttaacactagcaatacgttgttgttgttcttaacagtatacaagcaagagtaaaacaacaacactttcgtattcattgctagtaaacattgacgagacgtagactttgtttttgtttatcgttaaaaaattgttttaaaaagcacttggaaaaaatttgtgttagttttaaatttacttacattattcgcataaaaattattgtacaataactcacaatctactctcatataattgaaaacgttttaaatacttttttctattcattaaaaaatatattttttgtatgtttggattccaaacatacaataaaatacacagctgaataaaaccaaatacatctacacacacgtgtacatctttttctatatacagtgttgttgtttacatttgttgataaaattttcagaggttgcctCAGATTTGTCTcattaatgtatttaaaaacaatacattaatgatctttttatttcttatgtgctaaaatttaatgtatacttttattcacaaaaaataattcttattctaatgccttgggatatacaatattttttgttttaccctctagtataaataaaaaacccacataACTATTTTCTAAACACAATAGTTTCCaggattaacaatatgttacatatgagagatgccaagcaaattattgcaagttagccaacttctatctatctaagaaaatttgaaattctgcccgttattttctaaagttattcatataaaattttaagattctagctctaatagtttcttggATATAAGATTTCTTCTATTTAaatcatgtgggggcttcaagctctccagatgaaagtcctccaaatagatagatagatagatagatagatagatagatagatagatagatagatagatagatagatagatagatagatagacaaacATAACGCCAACAATTTAGAATtggtcttaaaataaaaatcttaatataaaattatcacATTGCTCTTTCAATTTCAAACATACCTCCTGACAATCTTCTTCCGTAATACAAataatcattatcatcattgCTCATACAATAATCGCCTCCCCTATCATTAAAGTATTGCGGAGTGGCCTGTTGGGTGGTAGTGGTAGTACTTGAAATTTTCTTATCAACTTGGGGACCATCATCGTCAGCGACaaacatgttattaaaatttacacacatttttgctgattttgctGAAGAGCTTGATGACGACGTCAACGTTTTAGTTTTGTCTGATTGTCCATTGCCATTACTGCTACTTAAAGCAATTTTATTATTCCTTATTTGAACTGTACCACCATGGGGAGTTGTTGAATAATTGGTATCCCTTAATGGTCTATTTCGTTGAGTTCCTAAATTCATTGTTGCTGctattttagttgttatttcTTCTTTTGATTTTGCTACTTATCTGGTATCTTTTTTCTTCGTTAACCTTTATAAGCCAATGAGTATTTTGCTTCTTTTTTCGTAACATTCACAGAAAAAGGTTTGCATTGAccttaattttgtaaaaacgttTGCAGTTTGTTGCCTTTACTTCACTTTATTAGTTTATAAAACCAATATATTGTATAGATTATTGgtccaaaataaattatttaaatttcaatttgttttaatgtcaTTTTTTTAGTCTGTTTGCTTTCTCCCTTTTAAATGTCAATTTCACTTTTAGTTTgttaatttagaaaatgtttatgttttcctTTAATCTCTTCTTatcgtaaataatatttatttatgttacttTTCGTTTGCAGGTTTAGTTGTAATGTCTGCTGCTTATGAATCGGTTTACAAATCGATTTTAATCAGTAAAATTCCTGCTATGTGGGCTTCCAAATCCTATCCCAGTCTTAAGCCTTTAGGTGCTTACATCACTGATTTCCTGCGTCGTTTAGCATTTTTACAGGTAAGTTAATATATTTTCctattgtattaaaaaagaactttttgccTGTAACTAGGcaacattttatttagaaagtGGGTTAGGATTGGTaggataaaatattaaatgtttatagataCATGACCTTTCgtataatgaaatatatttggGGTAATCATGTAGtttgaagaaaaagaaaaaaaagagttatacaaaaaggaaataaacaCATTTGTGCTAGTTGTAAAATACTAAAGGGATAATACACTAAAAGAAAATGTGggattatgtatatatgtatatgcaaagCTCTGAAAGAATTCATTCcctaattctttatttaaaattgagttatatttttaagaattaacaATTCTTTAAACTCATTCCCTTTGATTTAATTCCTAGAATTAATTCTTAAAGCATTCGATGTAGTTGAATTAATTCTCTAATGAATTAATTCCTATAGAATATTAAATTCCTTctgaatgaattaattttgttcgcattcaatttgttacaaattgaatttaaattaatttcaacaattcctattgatttttaaattccctctgaatgatataaattttgtttgaattcaatctattacaaattgaatttaaaaatttttcaaccattcaatttgaaatag of the Lucilia cuprina isolate Lc7/37 chromosome 2, ASM2204524v1, whole genome shotgun sequence genome contains:
- the LOC111678114 gene encoding dynein axonemal heavy chain 12, with the protein product MSMSLSDIDAPIFANSTAIQLLVDPLCPRTHLSTIVECLSILFKDALHSWTSLDVVYTPIGDLIAAWLSKWYEEGPPTTYWLSGFFFTQAFLTGAQQNFARKYVIPIDLLVFDYEVLRIEEDQIAGVNAPEDGVYVYGIFLEGARWDRIENYLAESHPRELFDRMPLIWMKPVKKSDLKARHIYVCPLYKTAERRGVLSTTGHSTNFVVGMLLECNPNTDISHWIIRGTALLCQLSF